CCATCCGGATGGCACGCGGGTTGAAGGAGTCAGGCCATGACTGAGGCCTACGCACCGTTTGACACGGCGGCCTATCTCGATAGCGAAGAGACCATCGCCGAATTTCTGGCCGCCGCCATGGATGATCCGAATCCGGACGTCTTCCTGGCTGCGCTCGGCGCCGTCGCGCGCGCGCGTGGCATTGCCAAGGTGGCCGCGGACGCGGGCCTGGGGCGCGAAAGCCTGTACAAGGCCATCAGCCCGGGCGCACATCCACGCTACGAAACCGTCCGGAAAATCGTGCGCGCATTGGGCGTCAGGTTGAACGTGACGCCCGCCTGACGGTTTTGGGTTTTCTTTCCTACACCGACACCAGCGCCACCTCCCGCCGCAGATAATCCATGCTGTGCCGCAGACGGTGCTCGATGTCTTCGGCCGCGGCGATCTCCTCGGCGAACGGCTCGAACGACACACCGCCGTCGTAGCCGCCGTCGAGCAGCGCCCGCAGTTGCCGCACGTTGCCGAGCCGGTCCGTCTCGCCGATCAGCACGCGGTCGGCGTC
The sequence above is drawn from the Ralstonia solanacearum K60 genome and encodes:
- a CDS encoding addiction module antidote protein; the encoded protein is MTEAYAPFDTAAYLDSEETIAEFLAAAMDDPNPDVFLAALGAVARARGIAKVAADAGLGRESLYKAISPGAHPRYETVRKIVRALGVRLNVTPA